One Helianthus annuus cultivar XRQ/B chromosome 12, HanXRQr2.0-SUNRISE, whole genome shotgun sequence genomic region harbors:
- the LOC110897070 gene encoding B3 domain-containing protein REM9 — translation MAPSFFKFLRDPSASRLSLPPAFVREHLVENIPNGPIIISASGGHSWTVKIEKIGDNLYFTNGWENVPLDFSDFLIFHLVDPSTFHMTIFGLNGCERILPQKEHDADEVDEDVANDFKDDDHHHNDEDVADEFEDDDDHDYKEEEEEEEEKENNDQVNGDDDADPFFTSVITKTHKSMLRLPVKFVGSAGIKADKIMAMKNVDGEEWYMYSRVEISHGTERFYLTSGWRAFLQENDLCEGDECVFKFVRSEGTLLLAKVTKKEFLARKPKRGRPAKKPQPSGNVPMTEPVKKKRGRPAKQPQPSGEILVTEAAEAEKEKGAASKAAVVNR, via the exons ATGGCTCCTTCATTCTTCAAGTTCTTGCGCGATCCATCCGCTTCTCGACTG TCATTGCCACCTGCTTTTGTTAGAGAGCATCTAGTAGAGAATATCCCGAATGGCCCAATAATTATATCGGCAAGCGGAGGGCATTCTTGGACAGTGAAGATCGAAAAGATTGGAGATAATCTCTATTTCACCAATGGATGGGAAAATGTCCCCTTGGATTTTTCCGATTTTCTTATCTTTCACCTTGTTGATCCATCCACCTTTCATATGACAATCTTTGGTTTAAATGGGTGTGAACGAATCCTGCCACAAAAAGAACATGATGCTGATGAGGTTGATGAAGATGTTGCTAATGACTTTAAAGATGATGATCATCATCATAATGACGAAGATGTTGCTGATGAGTTTGAAGATGATGACGATCATGATtataaagaagaagaagaagaagaagaagagaaagaaaataATGATCAAgtgaatggtgatgatgatgcTGATCCTTTCTTTACTTCGGTTATCACCAAAACGCACAAAAGCATGTTG CGGTTGCCGGTGAAATTTGTTGGGTCGGCTGGAATAAAGGCTGATAAAATAATGGCGATGAAGAATGTTGACGGAGAAGAGTGGTATATGTATTCGCGGGTGGAAATATCACATGGTACGGAAAGGTTCTATTTGACTAGCGGATGGCGTGCTTTCCTGCAAGAAAACGATTTATGCGAAGGAGACGAATGCGTATTCAAGTTCGTTAGAAGCGAAGGCACGTTGTTGCTAGCGAAAGTGACAAAGAAAGAATTTCTTGCTCGGAAACCGAAGAGGGGGCGCCCGGCAAAGAAGCCACAGCCATCTGGAAATGTTCCAATGACTGAGCCGGTGAAAAAGAAAAGGGGGCGACCCGCAAAGCAGCCACAACCATCGGGTGAAATTCTTGTGACTGAGGCTGCGGAAGCCGAAAAGGAAAAGGGGGCGGCCAGCAAGGCAGCAGTTGTGAATAGATAA